A genomic segment from Nodularia sphaerocarpa UHCC 0038 encodes:
- a CDS encoding serine/threonine protein kinase codes for MVSEILDHRYEVQQLLGKKSGRRSLLAKDQVTGELVVIKLLSFNSDFEWDDLKLFEREAETLKSLSHPAIPRYLDYFEVNSPTIKGFALVQSYIPAQTLEQYLKAGRTFTEAEVKQIATALLEILIYLHGLHPPVIHRDLKPSNILLGERSGNSVGQVYLVDFGSVQTVLASEGGTRTVVGTYGYMPPEQFGARTVQASDLYSLGATLIYLITGNHPADLPQKDFRIQFEQVADLTPPLTRWLQWMTEPSLERRTSSAVEALKALKESELNTPYALNIVKPAGSKIQLTKNWDYLEILIPPVGFKPSMLFTGLFAIAWNSFIFFWTIGALSAPFPLNLPFALFSLPFWGVGFFMMSTLLLGLFGNIRLSLDQQQIALRYELLGFKFHRPRPASRSNITKLVYLPRHFTKDSEGDKTPVPAQLEIWAGVKKYPLSVNSGAIQSEVELEWLAHELSDWLGMEITR; via the coding sequence ATGGTCAGCGAAATCTTAGACCACCGCTACGAAGTCCAGCAGCTATTGGGCAAGAAATCAGGGCGGCGATCGCTATTAGCTAAGGATCAAGTAACTGGGGAATTGGTAGTCATCAAGTTACTCTCGTTTAACAGTGACTTTGAATGGGATGATCTCAAGCTGTTTGAGCGTGAAGCCGAAACCTTAAAATCTTTGTCTCATCCCGCCATCCCTCGCTATTTAGACTATTTTGAAGTAAATTCACCGACTATTAAAGGATTTGCTTTAGTACAAAGTTATATCCCCGCGCAAACCTTAGAGCAATACTTAAAAGCTGGGCGGACTTTTACAGAAGCTGAAGTTAAACAAATCGCCACAGCCCTGTTAGAAATTCTGATTTATCTACATGGGTTACATCCCCCTGTGATTCACCGTGATCTTAAGCCTAGCAATATTTTATTAGGTGAGCGTTCTGGAAATAGTGTCGGTCAAGTTTACCTAGTAGATTTTGGTTCAGTACAAACCGTCCTCGCATCTGAGGGTGGAACCAGGACTGTAGTAGGAACTTATGGTTATATGCCTCCAGAGCAATTTGGGGCGCGAACAGTTCAGGCCTCTGACCTTTATAGTTTAGGTGCAACTTTAATTTATTTAATCACAGGAAATCATCCCGCCGATTTACCCCAAAAGGATTTTCGTATTCAGTTTGAGCAAGTAGCTGATCTCACTCCCCCTTTAACTCGCTGGTTACAGTGGATGACTGAACCAAGTTTGGAACGGCGGACCAGTTCTGCTGTGGAAGCGTTAAAAGCTTTGAAGGAGTCGGAGTTGAACACTCCATACGCTTTAAATATTGTCAAACCTGCTGGGAGTAAAATTCAACTTACCAAGAACTGGGATTATTTAGAAATTTTGATTCCACCAGTTGGCTTTAAGCCGTCGATGCTATTCACCGGTTTATTTGCGATCGCCTGGAATTCCTTTATCTTTTTTTGGACAATTGGCGCTCTTTCAGCCCCTTTTCCGCTCAACCTCCCCTTTGCTTTATTCTCACTGCCTTTTTGGGGAGTTGGCTTTTTCATGATGTCTACTTTATTGCTGGGTTTATTTGGCAACATTAGACTGAGCTTAGACCAACAGCAAATTGCCTTACGATATGAGTTATTGGGATTTAAATTTCATCGTCCCCGACCAGCCTCCAGAAGCAATATTACGAAACTTGTTTATCTGCCTAGACACTTTACTAAAGACTCTGAAGGTGATAAAACTCCTGTGCCGGCGCAGTTGGAGATTTGGGCGGGAGTAAAAAAATACCCGCTTAGTGTCAATTCTGGTGCTATTCAATCTGAAGTTGAACTGGAATGGCTAGCCCATGAATTAAGTGATTGGTTAGGGATGGAAATTACGAGATAA
- the cphA gene encoding cyanophycin synthetase — protein MRILKIQTLRGPNYWSIRRHKLIVMRLDLEKLAEIPSNEIPGFYEGLVEALPSLEGHYCSPGCRGGFLMRVKEGTMMGHIVEHVSLELQELAGMHVGFGRTRETATPGIFQVVIEYLNEEAGRYAGRAAVRLCQSIVDRGRYPKAELEQDIQDLKDLWRESSLGPSTEAIVKEAEKRGIPWTQLSARFLIQMGYGVNQKRMQATMTNNTGILGVELACDKEATKRILAAAGAPVPRGTVINFLDDLEEAIEYVGGYPIVIKPSDGNHGRGITIDIRTWDEAEAGYEAARLVSRSIIIERYYVGRDHRVLVVDGKVVAVAERVPAHVVGNGRSTIGDLIEETNQDPNRGDGHDKILTKIELDRNSYQLLERQGYTLNSVPPKGVICYLRATANLSTGGSAIDRTDEIHPENIWLAQRIVKIIGLDIAGLDIVTTDISRPLREMDAVIVEVNAAPGFRMHVAPSIGTPRNVAGAVMDMLFPNQQSGLIPILSITGTNGKTTTTRLLAHIYKQTGKVVGYTTTDGTYIGEYLVESGDNTGPQSAHVILEDPTVEVAVLETARGGILRSGLGFEMANVGVVLNVAADHLGIGDIDTIDQLANLKSVVAEAVFPDGYAVLNADDHRVAAMAEKTKANIAYFTMNPDSELVRQHVQKGGVAAVYENGYLSIVKGDWTHRIEKAENIPLTMGGRAPFMIANALAASLAAFVENVTIEEIRAGLKTFRASVSQTPGRMNLFNLGKHHALVDYAHNPASYEALGSFVRNWTTGERIGVIGGPGDRRDEDFVTLGKLSADIFDYIIVKEDDDTRGRSRGSAAALITQGITEINPNCRYESILDETAAINKALDMAPDKSLVVILPESVNRAIKLIKLRGLVTEEVQEQNISTTIADSQNGVTSSVINTLL, from the coding sequence ATGAGAATCCTCAAGATCCAGACCTTACGTGGCCCAAACTACTGGAGCATTCGACGCCACAAGCTAATCGTCATGCGCCTCGATTTAGAAAAACTTGCCGAGATCCCCTCGAATGAAATCCCTGGCTTTTATGAAGGATTAGTAGAGGCGCTGCCAAGTCTGGAGGGTCACTATTGCTCGCCGGGCTGTCGCGGTGGTTTTCTGATGCGGGTCAAAGAAGGCACCATGATGGGCCATATTGTGGAACACGTATCCCTAGAACTCCAGGAATTAGCCGGAATGCATGTCGGCTTTGGGCGCACCCGTGAAACTGCCACACCTGGAATTTTCCAGGTAGTGATCGAGTACCTGAATGAGGAAGCGGGACGCTACGCTGGACGAGCGGCTGTGCGGCTGTGCCAAAGTATCGTTGATAGAGGTCGTTATCCAAAAGCCGAACTCGAGCAAGACATCCAAGACCTGAAAGACTTATGGCGTGAATCTTCTTTAGGACCTTCTACAGAAGCAATTGTCAAAGAAGCTGAAAAAAGGGGTATTCCCTGGACACAGTTGAGCGCGCGCTTTTTGATTCAGATGGGTTACGGCGTGAATCAGAAGCGTATGCAGGCAACAATGACCAATAACACTGGGATTTTGGGTGTGGAACTAGCTTGCGACAAAGAAGCTACCAAACGCATTCTCGCCGCAGCTGGCGCTCCAGTCCCCAGAGGTACGGTGATTAACTTTTTAGACGACCTAGAAGAAGCCATTGAATATGTTGGCGGCTATCCCATCGTGATCAAACCATCAGATGGTAACCACGGACGTGGTATTACCATTGATATTAGAACCTGGGATGAAGCTGAGGCAGGTTACGAGGCGGCTCGACTTGTTTCTAGGTCAATTATTATTGAGCGCTATTACGTTGGGCGAGATCATCGGGTACTGGTTGTAGACGGCAAAGTTGTAGCAGTAGCCGAACGCGTCCCCGCTCACGTAGTTGGTAATGGCAGATCCACCATTGGCGACCTAATTGAAGAAACCAACCAAGACCCAAATCGCGGTGACGGTCATGATAAAATCCTCACCAAAATTGAGCTAGACCGCAACAGCTACCAACTGTTAGAAAGGCAAGGCTACACTCTCAATAGCGTACCACCAAAGGGAGTAATTTGTTATCTACGTGCAACAGCTAATTTAAGTACAGGTGGTAGTGCTATAGATCGCACCGATGAAATCCACCCGGAAAATATTTGGCTGGCACAAAGGATAGTAAAAATTATTGGTTTGGATATCGCCGGACTGGATATTGTCACTACAGATATTAGTCGTCCTCTGAGAGAAATGGATGCTGTAATTGTGGAAGTCAACGCTGCACCTGGTTTCAGAATGCACGTTGCCCCAAGTATTGGCACTCCCCGCAACGTTGCCGGAGCAGTGATGGATATGTTGTTTCCTAACCAACAGTCCGGACTGATTCCCATCTTGAGTATCACAGGTACTAATGGTAAAACTACTACTACTCGACTATTAGCACATATTTACAAGCAGACAGGTAAAGTAGTTGGATATACAACTACAGATGGGACGTACATCGGTGAATACTTAGTTGAATCAGGAGATAATACAGGGCCGCAAAGCGCTCACGTCATTCTAGAAGACCCAACTGTAGAAGTAGCAGTGCTGGAAACGGCTCGCGGTGGTATTCTCCGCTCTGGGCTAGGGTTTGAAATGGCTAACGTCGGTGTAGTGTTGAATGTAGCTGCTGATCATCTGGGCATAGGCGATATAGATACTATCGATCAGTTAGCTAACCTCAAGAGTGTCGTCGCCGAAGCCGTATTTCCTGATGGCTACGCAGTTCTCAATGCTGATGATCACCGCGTTGCGGCAATGGCTGAGAAAACGAAAGCTAATATTGCCTACTTCACAATGAATCCTGATTCGGAATTAGTGCGTCAGCACGTCCAAAAGGGAGGAGTAGCAGCAGTTTACGAAAATGGCTATCTGTCAATTGTCAAAGGTGATTGGACGCATCGCATCGAAAAAGCCGAAAATATTCCCTTGACAATGGGTGGACGTGCGCCCTTTATGATTGCCAATGCTTTAGCGGCTAGTTTGGCAGCCTTTGTGGAAAACGTCACCATTGAGGAGATTCGGGCTGGCTTGAAGACCTTCCGGGCTTCGGTAAGTCAAACGCCAGGACGGATGAATTTATTTAATTTAGGGAAACACCACGCTTTAGTAGACTATGCTCACAATCCAGCTAGTTACGAAGCTTTGGGTTCTTTTGTCCGGAATTGGACTACAGGAGAGCGCATTGGCGTAATTGGTGGCCCTGGCGATCGCCGCGATGAAGATTTTGTCACCTTGGGTAAATTGTCAGCAGATATTTTTGACTACATTATTGTCAAAGAAGATGATGATACCAGGGGACGGTCACGAGGATCAGCCGCCGCTTTGATTACTCAAGGTATCACCGAAATTAATCCAAATTGTCGTTATGAGTCAATTTTGGATGAAACCGCCGCGATTAATAAAGCTTTGGATATGGCTCCCGATAAAAGTTTGGTGGTAATTTTGCCAGAAAGTGTCAATCGAGCGATCAAGTTAATCAAGTTGCGCGGTTTAGTGACGGAGGAGGTACAGGAACAAAATATCTCCACAACCATCGCAGATAGCCAAAATGGGGTGACATCTTCTGTAATCAATACTTTGCTTTAG
- the tatA gene encoding twin-arginine translocase TatA/TatE family subunit gives MFGLGLPELVIITIVAIVIFGPKKLPELGNALGKTLRGFKEELNSDDDDTTAEQEKQ, from the coding sequence ATGTTTGGACTAGGATTGCCGGAATTAGTCATAATTACCATAGTCGCCATTGTAATTTTCGGCCCTAAAAAACTTCCTGAATTGGGAAATGCCCTAGGTAAAACCTTACGGGGTTTTAAAGAAGAATTGAACTCTGATGACGATGACACCACTGCTGAACAAGAAAAGCAATAG